A genomic region of Saccopteryx bilineata isolate mSacBil1 chromosome 1, mSacBil1_pri_phased_curated, whole genome shotgun sequence contains the following coding sequences:
- the APOBEC1 gene encoding C->U-editing enzyme APOBEC-1 isoform X1, with protein sequence MASDEGPMDRGPDPSTGDPTLRRRIEPWEFEAFFDPRELRKETCLLYEIWWGTNHKIWRHSSQNTTKHVEVNFIEKVASERHFCSSTRCSIIWFLSWSPCWECSKAIREFLCQRPGVTLVIYVARLYHHLDQQNRQGLRDLINSGVTIQIMRAPEYDHCWRNFVNYPPGEDTHWPRYPPLWTELYALELYCIIFSLPPCLRTSRRRQKQLTWFSLSLQNCHYQMIPPHILLAAGVIQLPVIWR encoded by the exons ATGGCTTCTGATGAAGGCCCAATGGATCGAGGTCCTG ATCCTTCAACTGGTGATCCCACTTTGAG gagAAGAATTGAACCTTGGGAATTTGAAGCATTTTTTGACCCCAGAGAACTCCGTAAAGAGACTTGTCTGCTCTATGAAATCTGGTGGGGCACGAATCACAAGATCTGGCGACACTCAAGCCAAAACACCACCAAGCACGTAGAAgtcaattttatagaaaaagttgcTTCAGAAAGACATTTTTGTTCATCCACCAGGTGCTCCATCATCTGGTTCTTGTCCTGGAGTCCCTGTTGGGAATGCTCCAAGGCTATTAGAGAATTTTTATGTCAAAGACCTGGTGTGACTTTAGTTATTTATGTAGCAAGGCTTTATCACCACTTGGATCAACAAAACCGACAAGGACTCAGGGACCTCATTAACAGTGGTGTGACTATCCAGATCATGAGAGCCCCag AGTATGATCACTGCTGGAGGAATTTTGTCAACTACCCACCTGGGGAAGACACTCACTGGCCAAGATATCCACCCCTGTGGACGGAGCTGTATGCGCTGGAACTCTACTGCATAATTTTT AGTCTCCCTCCCTGTTTAAGGACTTCAAGAAGACGTCAGAAACAGCTTACATGGTTCAGTCTCAGTCTTCAAAATTGCCATTACCAAATGATTCCACCCCATATCCTTTTGGCTGCAGGGGTGATACAACTTCCCGTGATTTGGAGATGA
- the APOBEC1 gene encoding C->U-editing enzyme APOBEC-1 isoform X2 produces the protein MASDEGPMDRDPSTGDPTLRRRIEPWEFEAFFDPRELRKETCLLYEIWWGTNHKIWRHSSQNTTKHVEVNFIEKVASERHFCSSTRCSIIWFLSWSPCWECSKAIREFLCQRPGVTLVIYVARLYHHLDQQNRQGLRDLINSGVTIQIMRAPEYDHCWRNFVNYPPGEDTHWPRYPPLWTELYALELYCIIFSLPPCLRTSRRRQKQLTWFSLSLQNCHYQMIPPHILLAAGVIQLPVIWR, from the exons ATGGCTTCTGATGAAGGCCCAATGGATCGAG ATCCTTCAACTGGTGATCCCACTTTGAG gagAAGAATTGAACCTTGGGAATTTGAAGCATTTTTTGACCCCAGAGAACTCCGTAAAGAGACTTGTCTGCTCTATGAAATCTGGTGGGGCACGAATCACAAGATCTGGCGACACTCAAGCCAAAACACCACCAAGCACGTAGAAgtcaattttatagaaaaagttgcTTCAGAAAGACATTTTTGTTCATCCACCAGGTGCTCCATCATCTGGTTCTTGTCCTGGAGTCCCTGTTGGGAATGCTCCAAGGCTATTAGAGAATTTTTATGTCAAAGACCTGGTGTGACTTTAGTTATTTATGTAGCAAGGCTTTATCACCACTTGGATCAACAAAACCGACAAGGACTCAGGGACCTCATTAACAGTGGTGTGACTATCCAGATCATGAGAGCCCCag AGTATGATCACTGCTGGAGGAATTTTGTCAACTACCCACCTGGGGAAGACACTCACTGGCCAAGATATCCACCCCTGTGGACGGAGCTGTATGCGCTGGAACTCTACTGCATAATTTTT AGTCTCCCTCCCTGTTTAAGGACTTCAAGAAGACGTCAGAAACAGCTTACATGGTTCAGTCTCAGTCTTCAAAATTGCCATTACCAAATGATTCCACCCCATATCCTTTTGGCTGCAGGGGTGATACAACTTCCCGTGATTTGGAGATGA